The DNA window GGCGTCAGCCGGACCGCCACCATGTCCTTCTGCAGTCGGCCGCCGACGCGGATGCCGGCATCGAAGCCTTCTCCGGCGATGTCGCTCAGGCCATCGTCGATGACGATGTCGAGCACGACATCGGGGTTGGCCTGCGCGAAACGCCCCAGCCGCGGCGCGAGCACGCGCTTTGCCGCCATGCTCAGCGTGTTGATGCGCAGGGTGCCTGCCACGCGTGCGCGCGTGCCCACCGCCTGCGCCACGGCCTGGTCCATGTCACGAAGCAGGGGGGCCATGCGCTCATGCAGCCGTCGGCCGGGCTCGGTCGGTGAAACGCTGCGGGTGGTGCGATTCAACAGGCGCACGCCGAGCCGGGCTTCCAGCTGACGGATGATCTGGCTGAGCGCGGAGCGCGACAGCCCCAGGTGATCGGCGGCACGGGCGAAGCTGGCCCGGTCGACGACGGCCACGAAGGCCTTGAGTTCCGCAAACTCCGAGCCGCGCATTGTGCACTGATTCCTACATAGCCTGATCAGATCATAGGCGATTCTCTAACCTCGCCAAGCGGATCAATCTTGCGTTGCACACCCAAACTGGAGCATCGCAATGAAAGATCTGGAGCTGCCCGAGCCGATCTCGGCCTACTTCGAAGCCGACCGCCAAGATGGCCAGGCGGTGGCCCGCTGCTTCACCAAGACCGGCGTCGTCCTCGACGAGGGCAGCACGCACGCCGGCGCGGCCGCGATCGAGACCTGGAAGAACGCGGC is part of the Pseudoxanthomonas sp. JBR18 genome and encodes:
- a CDS encoding LysR family transcriptional regulator gives rise to the protein MRGSEFAELKAFVAVVDRASFARAADHLGLSRSALSQIIRQLEARLGVRLLNRTTRSVSPTEPGRRLHERMAPLLRDMDQAVAQAVGTRARVAGTLRINTLSMAAKRVLAPRLGRFAQANPDVVLDIVIDDGLSDIAGEGFDAGIRVGGRLQKDMVAVRLTPDFELLAVASPDYLARHGEPRTPADLSRHACINWRFPGSGKVAGWTFKKKDKAIEFFGEGQVISNHQDIIVPAALQGLGILYAYNDADIAEALQDGRLRRVLADWSPTVPGLFLYYSSRHYMRPALRAFIDCLLDRDIGNEAPAKPGASR